The DNA region GCGGCGCCGGCGGGCACGGGCTGATTCAGGCGGCCAGAATACTGGCCGAAGCCGCCGCCGTATATGACAACAAGAATGCGTCCGAAAGCTGCTCATATGGCCCGGAATCAAGGGGAAACGCCAGTCGGGCCGAAATCGTCATTTCTGATGAAGCCATAGACTGCCCCCGGGTCGAAACCGTGGAGTTCTTTGTGGCCCTGACACAGGAAGCTTATGATAAGCACATCAAGGATTTGGACCCAAAGGGCATTCTGGTGACAGACTCGAATGTCCAAACTTTGGGAAAAACCGGAAACCAAAAAGTATTCTCGGTCCCTTTTATGGAAATTGCGGAAAGGGAATGCGCCAGACCCGGAATGCTCAATATCGTGGCCCTCGGCTTTTTTGCCGCGGTCAACAACGTTATCAGCAGGGACTCCATCCGGCAGGCGATACTGGGCCGCATTCCGAAAATGTCCGAGGAAAATTTCCTAAAAGCTTATGAGGCCGGTCTTAACGCCGCCCGCCGGTTTGGAAGTGAATACGGCAAATAGTTATCTATCTTTCCGGCACAGTGTTGCCTTCCTTCCTGTGACCGGCCGTCAACAGGCTCCTTCGAGATGTTTTTATCGGGACCGAATTACGGTTGCAATAGCCAGAGGATAAAACCGAATGAAAGACCATCTGACCCGCCTCACCGAAAGAGTCGCAACCCTCGGCAACTACAACCGGAAATACCTTCATATCATCTCCAGTAACATTGAAAAACTGAAAGCCGCTCTGGAACAGCAGGGGAAACTTGACCGGGTGCATCTCTGGAGTTATGCCTTGGAACTTCCGGGCGAGATGGATACGATCCTGCATGTCGCCGCAGACGAGCGGGAAAAACTCGATTTCCTCGGCTGTTATTTTGCGTTGCAGTTCCTCCAGATGAACCTCCGTTTTGTTGATATCGTCAAGTTGGAATTCGCCACCAGCCCCGAGCCGGCACAGACCGGCAAAAAGCTTATGCTGGAATCAGGACGGATGTTTCGCATTCTGACCAAGTGCTACATGGAACGCCTGCTCGACATATTCCTTGAAAGCGAGCACAAACCGGAATTTGTCATGCTCGGAGTCGGCACGCGCGCCGACCAGGATGATATCGACCTGGGGATAATCCACCAGGACCCGGGTGACGAGGAGCTTCTGAATCGGGCCATAGGCCGGCTCGCCAGCGAAATGTTCAAGAAAGCCAATCGACTTCATTTCCATCTATCCGAGCATGTTGGTGAAAACAGTTTTACGGCCACCATTTCACAGTATGAGGAGATTCTCGATAAAGGGGCTTATGATTTTATCATCGTCACCGAAATGCTGGGGGCGGCGGTTATTCTTGGAAATTATCCCCTTTACGACCAATTTAGAAACCGCGTGACCAACCGCTTCTATTATGATCCTCGAAGAAAGGACAGCCACTATCACGAGGGTTACCTGCGAGGCATTCTGGGTGAGGTTAATTCTCTTCTGACCCGCCTCAAGCTGACCGAGGCGATTAATCCCAAGGATGATGCCCTGCGTCCCATGAAAAGTCTGCTTTCCGCCATCAAATTGGTATATGGTATCGATGAGGTCAACGCCTTCAATATCATTGACAGGCTGAAAGACAATGATCCGCAGCGTCGGCCGCAGTATGATGATTTGGAACGAACGCTGAGTTTCTTTGAGGTTTTTCGCCATCTATATCAGATAATGGTCGCACAGGACGAGGATATCAGCCCGAGAGAACCCGGTGTTGAAGCTATGGTGGCCAAAATTGCGGCGATGCTCGGTTTTGAGAAAAGGGGAGTGGTCTCGGCCGAGGATTTTCTGCTGGTAATATATTATGAATTTCTGGGAAAAAGCACTCGCGCAATCGAGCTCTTGACCGAGGATCTGAAAAAACATCTGCGGGAAATCAGCGTTTTCAAGCCGATTTTCTCCGGCGCCAGGCACCGCAGGCCCGGCTTTGAGGGAAATCTCGCCATTGATTTTATACGCGCGTCGAAATTCGTCAAGGGGATAACTTACTGGGATGATTTTCAGGAGCAACTCAGCGATGAAGATGGCCGCTTCTATGATGATTTTATCGATAGCCTGAATCAGCTGCCCGACCGCGTGAGACAGAAAGTCGCGCAGGGGTATGTTGCCGGTACGGAATACGACCCCGCCTCGGTCCTGAAGTTCCTGGTCATTCTTGGAGAAAGAGCACAGAATCAAGAATCAAAATCCATTTTTGATACTATGAGCCGGCTGTTCATTGATGAGCTGGGTCGTCTTTATGATACTTCCGCATCGCTGATGCAAATGATGAACAATTATCCCGATATTCTCAACCGGTTCCTCACACTTATTGAATGGGAGTCGCTGGCGAAATTTGTCAAACTGGTACAGAGAAAGCCGGCCATGACCGAGTTCCTTCCGGGCCATACCCAATTGCTGACCCTGACAAATCTCCATTTTCAAAGCAGCCACTTTTTCAAGCAGCATTTTCATAAGGTCTTGAACAAATTTCCGGTTTATATCAGAAACCTCCACAATAATGATAAGCTCAAAGAGATCAGCGATGGCTTTTATAGCGATCTGACCTCTCTGCCCTCGATTGAAAAGCGCATCGAGCAACTGGGCGATTACTATGACCTCGAGTTTGTCCGGGTAAGTCTTCTGGCCATGGCCGGTTCCCCCTGCGAAAGAACCGATGCCGAATTTATTGAATTCTGCGATAACTACACCCTTTCCCTGTATGAGTACTGCCAGCAGGTGGTCCACCTCTCCCTTGGCTATTCCATGCATACCTACGATCTTTTTGCGCTCTATGCCACCGGCGGCCATGCCCGGGAACAGGGTTTCGATGACGATTTCGACATGAT from Candidatus Zixiibacteriota bacterium includes:
- a CDS encoding 2-oxoacid:acceptor oxidoreductase family protein, whose translation is MAFRYSIRLSGAGGHGLIQAARILAEAAAVYDNKNASESCSYGPESRGNASRAEIVISDEAIDCPRVETVEFFVALTQEAYDKHIKDLDPKGILVTDSNVQTLGKTGNQKVFSVPFMEIAERECARPGMLNIVALGFFAAVNNVISRDSIRQAILGRIPKMSEENFLKAYEAGLNAARRFGSEYGK